A part of Melittangium boletus DSM 14713 genomic DNA contains:
- a CDS encoding sigma 54-interacting transcriptional regulator has translation MGASSTEPLSPDALAEGRPAARGSRFRVVVETGPDARRDLPLEGTLLVGTQVEGGLRLSDPTVSRVHLELQARPEGVRVRDVGSRNGTWSLGVRIHEVTVASEARFTLGKTTLLIQPEPSDEGAETAPRTAFGRALGQSAVMQRLFGVLERTARSAFSVLLLGETGTGKELLAEAVHLASPRSARPFVIVDCGAVVPSLIESELFGHAKGAFTGAHTERQGHLVQAHGGTVFLDEVGELPLELQPKLLRVLESGTVRRVGDNAAREVDVRVVAATHRDLKAEVAAGRFRADLYYRLAVVPVRVPALRERAEDIPLLARHLFQQAGQPDFPLTEELVRRLVGYDWPGNVRELRNFVHRVLAAGDVELPDAQPVSTATATEDLSALTFKEAKERMVEAFTREYLTALLARCGNNISEVARTAGLARSHVHGLLNRYGLKAGD, from the coding sequence ATGGGTGCTTCCTCCACCGAACCCCTCTCTCCTGATGCCCTGGCGGAGGGGCGGCCAGCGGCACGTGGCTCGCGCTTCCGGGTGGTGGTGGAGACGGGGCCCGACGCGCGCCGAGACCTTCCGCTCGAGGGGACCCTGCTGGTGGGCACCCAGGTGGAGGGAGGCTTGAGGCTGAGCGACCCGACGGTGTCGCGGGTCCACCTGGAGCTGCAAGCCCGGCCGGAGGGCGTGCGAGTTCGGGATGTCGGCTCGCGCAATGGCACCTGGTCCCTGGGGGTGCGCATCCACGAGGTCACCGTGGCGAGCGAGGCCCGCTTCACGCTCGGCAAGACGACGCTGCTCATTCAACCCGAGCCGTCCGACGAGGGAGCCGAGACCGCGCCGCGCACCGCCTTCGGACGCGCGCTGGGACAGAGCGCCGTGATGCAGCGCCTCTTCGGCGTGCTGGAGCGCACCGCGCGCTCCGCCTTCTCCGTGCTGTTGCTGGGCGAGACGGGGACGGGCAAGGAGCTGCTGGCCGAGGCGGTCCACCTGGCCTCGCCCCGGAGCGCCCGGCCCTTCGTCATCGTGGACTGTGGGGCGGTGGTTCCCTCGCTCATCGAGAGCGAGCTGTTCGGGCACGCCAAGGGCGCCTTCACGGGCGCGCACACCGAGCGCCAGGGGCACCTGGTGCAGGCCCATGGCGGCACCGTCTTCCTCGACGAGGTGGGCGAGCTGCCCCTGGAACTCCAGCCGAAGCTGCTCCGGGTGCTGGAGTCGGGCACGGTGCGCCGGGTGGGGGACAACGCCGCGCGGGAGGTGGACGTGCGCGTGGTGGCGGCCACGCATCGGGACCTGAAGGCGGAGGTGGCCGCGGGACGCTTCCGGGCGGACCTCTACTACCGGCTGGCGGTGGTGCCGGTACGAGTCCCCGCGCTGCGCGAGCGCGCGGAGGACATTCCCCTGCTGGCGCGCCATCTCTTCCAGCAGGCGGGCCAGCCGGACTTCCCGCTCACGGAGGAACTGGTGCGGCGGCTGGTCGGCTACGACTGGCCGGGCAACGTGCGCGAGCTGCGCAACTTCGTGCACCGCGTTCTCGCGGCGGGGGATGTGGAGCTGCCGGACGCCCAGCCCGTGAGCACGGCCACCGCGACCGAGGACCTGAGCGCCCTGACCTTCAAGGAGGCCAAGGAGCGCATGGTGGAGGCCTTCACCCGCGAGTACCTGACGGCGCTGCTCGCGCGGTGTGGCAACAACATCTCGGAGGTGGCGCGCACCGCGGGACTGGCACGCAGCCACGTCCACGGACTGCTCAACCGCTACGGGTTGAAGGCGGGCGATTGA
- a CDS encoding DUF5953 family protein: MEWRHSSRAAPCFPACSPTGNVTFPRVTVRGPWASHGLRVQGQAGCPGPLSAPITTKPKVPLASLRRRMCFEAMAAGASAWWGHATPFSAGVEIARQTIEPVHKSSFHK, translated from the coding sequence ATGGAGTGGCGGCACTCCTCGCGCGCCGCGCCTTGCTTCCCAGCTTGCTCCCCAACCGGGAACGTGACGTTCCCCAGGGTGACGGTGCGGGGCCCTTGGGCTTCCCACGGCTTGAGGGTGCAGGGGCAGGCGGGTTGCCCCGGCCCCCTCTCGGCCCCCATCACGACAAAGCCCAAGGTGCCGTTGGCCTCGCTGCGGCGGCGGATGTGCTTTGAAGCCATGGCGGCGGGCGCGAGTGCGTGGTGGGGACATGCGACACCGTTCAGCGCGGGGGTGGAGATCGCACGGCAAACAATCGAACCGGTACATAAGAGTTCGTTTCATAAATGA
- a CDS encoding NAD-dependent epimerase/dehydratase family protein has translation MLFHTAAYFRDSYKGGSHAAGLMRINVEGTRALLEAAYQQGVRRVVHTSSIAVLAPRPGHPLTDETMRRDAEHELDAYYRSKVLADREVDAALERHPDLHASLVLPGFMNGPGDSGPRRRDSSSWTSCTADCPASSTRASPTWTRGTWPPRGWPPPKRASAASVTWRRAGTCTWAKHSRCSHR, from the coding sequence GTGCTCTTCCACACCGCCGCCTACTTCCGGGACAGCTACAAGGGCGGCAGCCACGCGGCGGGGCTGATGCGCATCAACGTGGAGGGCACGCGCGCCCTGCTGGAGGCGGCGTACCAGCAAGGCGTGCGGAGGGTGGTGCACACCAGCTCCATCGCCGTGCTGGCACCCCGCCCGGGCCACCCGCTCACCGACGAGACGATGCGGCGTGACGCCGAGCACGAGTTGGACGCCTACTACCGCTCGAAAGTCCTCGCGGACCGCGAGGTGGACGCCGCCCTGGAGCGCCACCCGGACCTGCACGCCTCGCTGGTGCTTCCGGGCTTCATGAACGGTCCGGGCGACTCGGGCCCACGACGGCGGGACAGCTCGTCCTGGACTTCCTGCACGGCAGACTGCCCGGCGTCATCCACACGCGCTTCGCCTACGTGGACGCGCGGGACGTGGCCGCCGCGCGGGTGGCCGCCGCCGAAAAGGGCCAGCGCGGCGAGCGTTACCTGGCGGCGGGCAGGGACCTGCACGTGGGCCAAGCACTCCAGGTGCTCTCATCGGTGA
- a CDS encoding immunity 26/phosphotriesterase HocA family protein — MPRIYKPGSFLRIPLDDGSFGYGRVLKLPHDAYYDYRTDTPDSDLDRIASKPILFKIMVRHMEERAWELIGWRELEEQFSQPIVQFMQDIGNFRDCTIFDTVGNERSAEPQACIGLERSAVWEEAGVEQRLLDSFVGRPNASVERLKVRLK; from the coding sequence ATGCCGCGAATCTACAAACCGGGCTCGTTCTTGAGAATCCCCCTTGACGACGGTTCTTTCGGTTACGGCAGAGTGCTCAAACTGCCGCATGATGCTTATTATGATTACAGGACCGATACTCCAGATTCAGATCTGGATCGGATCGCCTCGAAGCCCATCCTTTTCAAGATCATGGTCCGACATATGGAGGAGAGGGCGTGGGAACTCATTGGGTGGAGAGAACTGGAGGAGCAGTTTTCTCAACCGATTGTTCAGTTCATGCAGGACATTGGTAACTTCCGCGACTGCACAATCTTCGACACCGTTGGCAATGAGAGAAGCGCGGAGCCCCAGGCGTGTATCGGGCTTGAGCGCTCGGCTGTCTGGGAGGAGGCGGGAGTCGAGCAACGCCTGCTCGACTCCTTCGTGGGACGGCCTAATGCTTCGGTGGAGCGTTTGAAGGTGCGCCTGAAATAG
- a CDS encoding serine/threonine protein kinase, giving the protein MTTNHGVTHFADALEPGTRVGRWRVVEPLGVGGQGAVYRVEDTENPGDFHALKLALDARDGRAEREVELMRSRAAHPHVVGFHGCARWPDSGEGRLGLVMEWVPGQALDVWAETEGTTFRRLAGVGATVARTLGELHARGVLHRDLKPEHIVVRASDGQPVLLDFGVGWYEGAAPLTTGALPPATLYLLSPEAVRFLWSSAERPGTHYVFQPTDDLYALGVCLYRATTGHYPFSEWLPADVLQSAIVHVRPLEPARVNPRVPRALSDVIVRLLAKEPRERYPSGVVLHEALAAAARGEEAAWDAGIFEWEELPAEREGEKPERHLVRPPRPRPSWSSAPPVAVREQKRSHWPRSLVRAAAVLLVLMPVNRGAPVMPSIHVPEEEWATDVRLEPSASQNEQAPLPARNQKQAPCTEGLEVELSGACWLRLWQRPPDCPRQTVAFKGQCLLPVPKSRPVPTSVDGGVPEAR; this is encoded by the coding sequence GTGACCACGAACCATGGAGTGACGCACTTCGCGGATGCGTTGGAGCCGGGGACGAGGGTGGGCCGCTGGAGAGTGGTGGAGCCGCTGGGAGTGGGAGGGCAGGGGGCCGTCTACCGGGTGGAGGACACGGAGAATCCCGGCGACTTCCATGCGCTCAAGCTCGCGCTGGATGCGAGGGACGGGCGTGCGGAGCGGGAGGTGGAGCTGATGAGGAGCCGGGCGGCCCACCCGCATGTGGTGGGCTTCCACGGTTGCGCCCGCTGGCCGGATTCCGGAGAAGGGCGTCTGGGACTCGTCATGGAGTGGGTACCCGGCCAGGCCCTGGACGTGTGGGCGGAGACGGAAGGCACCACCTTCCGTCGGCTCGCGGGAGTGGGCGCCACGGTGGCGAGAACCCTGGGCGAACTGCATGCGCGAGGGGTGCTGCACCGCGACCTCAAGCCCGAGCACATCGTGGTGCGCGCGTCGGATGGACAGCCGGTGCTGCTGGACTTCGGAGTGGGGTGGTACGAGGGAGCGGCCCCGCTCACCACGGGAGCGCTGCCGCCGGCCACGCTGTACCTGCTCAGCCCCGAGGCGGTGCGTTTCCTGTGGAGCAGCGCCGAGCGCCCCGGAACGCACTACGTCTTTCAACCCACGGATGACTTGTATGCCTTGGGCGTGTGTCTGTACCGGGCGACCACGGGGCATTACCCCTTTTCCGAGTGGCTGCCAGCGGATGTGTTGCAGTCGGCCATCGTGCACGTGAGGCCGTTGGAGCCCGCGCGCGTCAACCCCCGGGTGCCTCGGGCCCTGAGTGACGTGATTGTCCGGCTGCTGGCGAAGGAGCCTCGGGAGCGCTACCCGAGTGGCGTGGTGCTGCACGAAGCGCTGGCCGCGGCGGCTCGCGGAGAGGAGGCCGCATGGGACGCGGGCATCTTCGAGTGGGAGGAACTTCCAGCGGAGAGGGAAGGGGAGAAGCCCGAGCGGCACCTGGTCCGGCCCCCGAGGCCCAGGCCGTCATGGAGCTCCGCGCCTCCCGTTGCCGTGCGTGAGCAGAAGAGGAGTCACTGGCCCAGGAGTCTCGTGCGAGCAGCGGCGGTGCTACTGGTGTTGATGCCGGTGAATCGCGGAGCACCAGTCATGCCGAGTATCCATGTTCCAGAAGAGGAATGGGCCACGGATGTGAGGCTGGAGCCGAGTGCCAGCCAGAATGAGCAGGCGCCGTTGCCGGCGAGAAACCAGAAGCAGGCGCCCTGTACGGAGGGGTTGGAAGTGGAACTGTCCGGCGCCTGCTGGCTTCGGTTGTGGCAAAGACCTCCGGACTGCCCGCGCCAGACCGTCGCGTTCAAGGGCCAGTGCCTCTTGCCTGTGCCGAAATCCCGTCCTGTTCCGACCAGCGTGGATGGTGGGGTACCCGAAGCCCGATGA
- a CDS encoding cellulase family glycosylhydrolase: MRTPFPVRRVLGLFSLSLLAACGGMPEEGQDALASGTSELAVPSNFLYRQGKQLYLNGAPYQMVGMNAFSLTGCGAAPTDAQLDAYFAGLRPNSLTRTWAFKPTGLTRIEKVVRAAEKYNQKLVLTLADGRSHCGETDGAQGGDGSGKVSSWYSSGYKTNYLPWVREIATRFKGSAAVGMWEVINEPGDTDNTTLKAFFNDVSTNIKQVDPNHLVSSGSWAPWAYGGESGFKLIHDVPHIDVGSLHEYDYDYNNGNTIVSPHFSTALRAMDALNKPLIIGETGINAADSGCRTNRTRRRDDMRKKFEQYLAGRAAAVLVWNWQAKDTSACELTFGPSDPILPMIKSFPLAQTPPTEPPPTGSTTVQLNDSVVGSGLEQFQYSGTWESGTGTGKFQGDDHFSHAANASFTVRFTGTQAKLYGSTAPHHGIASVSIDGGSAVDVDFYASTRQDQKLLWTSPTLSSATHTLKVTVSGRKNASSSGITLNADRVDLTVVR, encoded by the coding sequence ATGCGAACCCCCTTTCCCGTCCGCCGAGTCCTCGGCCTCTTCTCCCTGTCCCTGCTGGCCGCGTGCGGAGGGATGCCCGAGGAGGGCCAGGACGCGCTCGCGTCCGGCACGAGCGAGCTGGCCGTGCCCTCCAATTTCCTCTACCGCCAGGGCAAGCAGCTCTATCTCAACGGAGCGCCGTACCAGATGGTGGGGATGAACGCCTTCTCGCTGACGGGCTGTGGCGCGGCCCCCACCGACGCCCAGCTCGACGCCTACTTCGCGGGGCTGCGTCCCAACAGCCTCACGCGCACCTGGGCGTTCAAGCCCACGGGCCTCACGAGGATCGAGAAGGTGGTCCGCGCGGCCGAGAAGTACAACCAGAAGCTCGTCCTCACCCTGGCCGACGGGCGCAGCCACTGCGGCGAGACGGATGGCGCCCAGGGCGGTGACGGCAGCGGCAAGGTGAGCTCCTGGTACTCCAGCGGCTACAAGACGAACTACCTGCCGTGGGTGCGGGAGATCGCCACGCGATTCAAGGGCTCCGCGGCGGTGGGCATGTGGGAGGTGATCAACGAGCCGGGAGACACCGACAACACCACCCTCAAGGCCTTCTTCAACGACGTCAGCACGAACATCAAGCAGGTCGACCCGAACCACCTGGTGAGCTCGGGCTCCTGGGCGCCCTGGGCATACGGGGGCGAGTCGGGCTTCAAGCTCATCCACGACGTGCCCCACATCGACGTGGGCAGCCTCCACGAGTACGACTACGACTACAACAACGGCAACACCATCGTGTCCCCGCACTTCTCGACCGCCCTGCGCGCGATGGACGCGCTGAACAAGCCGCTCATCATCGGGGAGACGGGCATCAACGCCGCCGACAGCGGCTGCCGCACCAACCGCACCCGGCGCCGGGACGACATGCGCAAGAAGTTCGAGCAGTACCTCGCGGGCCGCGCCGCGGCGGTGCTCGTCTGGAACTGGCAGGCCAAGGACACGTCCGCCTGCGAGCTCACCTTCGGGCCGAGTGATCCCATCCTCCCCATGATCAAGTCCTTCCCCCTGGCCCAGACGCCGCCGACGGAGCCGCCGCCCACGGGGAGCACCACGGTGCAGCTCAACGACAGCGTGGTCGGCAGTGGGCTGGAGCAGTTCCAGTACTCCGGCACCTGGGAGTCGGGCACCGGCACTGGCAAGTTCCAGGGAGACGATCACTTCTCGCACGCCGCCAACGCCTCCTTCACGGTGCGCTTCACGGGCACGCAGGCGAAGCTGTACGGCTCGACCGCTCCGCACCATGGCATCGCCTCGGTGTCCATCGATGGCGGCTCGGCGGTGGACGTGGACTTCTACGCCTCGACCCGTCAGGACCAGAAGCTGCTGTGGACGAGCCCCACGCTGAGCTCCGCGACGCACACCCTCAAGGTGACGGTGTCGGGCCGCAAGAACGCCAGCTCGTCCGGCATCACCCTCAACGCGGACCGGGTCGACCTGACGGTGGTCCGCTAA
- a CDS encoding serine/threonine-protein kinase, with protein sequence MVPHKQPSSCATCGLPVSSPGGPCTECTAITQHAGEAGWRPRETERRPLAPGDVLEGKWRLEEPLGAGGMGQVFRARDLALERSVAIKLLHEALCEDPESMARFEREARAMARLEHPHITPIHAVGQERGRPFIVMKHLEGMSLARYLRSVPGPLPIPEVLALARQLCAGLDFIHQRGCVHRDIKPGNIFLSPGGHATLLDFGILWEHRGEEATRSGSRLGTPSYMAPEQARGEPVDGRADLFSLGLVLLEMLTGLPPASTCRLLGEGPREAAQALRERAPWLSLSLIAVLVRATAMNPEQRHAGALALLAALEDPEGVPPASATTPPPAPAPGGRGKPMRPLALALLGVASVGALVLGGLALHASDEAPAVPVPAEPGTSVSAVTAPASAPSAPAPEAPALPERSPVAAPAPVPAVRDSRPSASNSSRHARAQTSRAPSPVGGESRSRASKGRGEVRVVTVHQGRTVWAHVRVDGEHHGATPVSLELPEGRHSVRVERVGFASEERPIEVLPGTKAVVRIELHE encoded by the coding sequence ATGGTCCCCCACAAGCAACCCTCTTCGTGCGCCACCTGCGGGCTGCCCGTCTCCTCACCAGGAGGCCCCTGCACGGAGTGCACCGCCATCACCCAGCACGCGGGCGAGGCGGGGTGGCGTCCGCGCGAGACAGAGCGGCGGCCCCTGGCTCCGGGTGACGTGCTGGAGGGCAAGTGGCGGCTGGAGGAACCGCTGGGTGCCGGGGGCATGGGTCAGGTATTCCGGGCCCGGGACCTCGCGCTCGAGCGCAGCGTGGCCATCAAGTTGTTGCACGAGGCGCTGTGCGAGGATCCGGAGAGCATGGCGCGCTTCGAGCGCGAGGCGCGGGCGATGGCGCGGTTGGAGCACCCGCACATCACCCCCATCCACGCGGTGGGCCAGGAGCGCGGACGTCCGTTCATCGTGATGAAGCACCTGGAGGGCATGTCCCTGGCGCGCTACCTGCGCTCGGTGCCCGGACCCCTGCCCATCCCGGAGGTGCTCGCCCTGGCGCGGCAGCTCTGCGCGGGGCTGGACTTCATCCACCAACGCGGCTGCGTCCATCGCGACATCAAGCCGGGCAACATCTTCCTCTCGCCGGGTGGGCACGCCACGCTGCTCGACTTCGGCATTCTCTGGGAGCATCGCGGCGAGGAAGCCACCCGAAGCGGCTCGCGGCTCGGGACGCCCAGCTACATGGCGCCCGAGCAGGCTCGAGGCGAGCCCGTGGACGGACGCGCGGACCTGTTCTCCCTGGGGCTGGTGTTGTTGGAGATGCTGACGGGCCTGCCGCCCGCGAGCACCTGCCGGCTCCTCGGCGAAGGGCCCCGGGAAGCGGCCCAGGCCCTGCGGGAGCGGGCGCCATGGTTGTCCCTCTCCCTCATCGCGGTGCTCGTCCGGGCCACCGCGATGAACCCGGAGCAGCGCCACGCGGGAGCCCTCGCGTTGCTCGCGGCGCTGGAGGACCCGGAGGGCGTGCCACCCGCCTCGGCCACGACGCCTCCCCCGGCGCCGGCTCCCGGTGGGCGCGGCAAACCCATGCGGCCGCTGGCCCTCGCGTTGCTGGGCGTCGCGAGCGTGGGCGCCCTCGTCCTCGGCGGGCTCGCGCTCCACGCGTCGGATGAGGCCCCAGCCGTCCCCGTGCCGGCCGAGCCTGGTACCTCCGTGTCGGCCGTCACCGCTCCCGCCTCCGCCCCGTCGGCCCCGGCGCCAGAAGCCCCCGCGCTTCCGGAGCGCTCGCCCGTGGCCGCTCCGGCTCCCGTTCCGGCGGTGCGCGACTCCCGTCCCTCCGCCTCGAACTCCTCCCGCCATGCCCGCGCGCAAACCTCGCGCGCGCCCTCGCCGGTGGGCGGCGAGTCCCGGTCAAGAGCCAGCAAGGGCCGGGGAGAGGTTCGCGTGGTGACCGTGCACCAGGGCCGCACGGTCTGGGCCCATGTCCGCGTGGACGGCGAGCACCACGGGGCCACCCCGGTGTCGCTCGAGCTGCCCGAGGGGCGGCACTCCGTGCGCGTGGAGCGCGTGGGCTTCGCCTCGGAGGAGCGTCCGATCGAGGTTCTTCCAGGGACGAAAGCAGTGGTACGCATCGAGCTTCACGAATGA
- a CDS encoding LamG-like jellyroll fold domain-containing protein, with protein sequence MLLQSLPGVAAPIHWFSDDFETGTLRTSDTPAGRWDDAAATSPNTLASGAAGAHRGRYGLTVTDRTSNPGSLASASVEPGAPLSSEFHVRTWLRLRAVSASGSVVAVQALPALVELRLLAPEPTWELAVRNGSGRTYVSLHGSRVEAERWYLVEFSARGLGTTAGEARLWVDGVEQGVLSGRDWRDAANVLDRLVVGEPWSDTGTFVGSLDFDDVRVSTSPMASRLGLQRPQDTGASSGCIPMDVSLRDSATGAPAPAPYETEVALSTVAGAGGFHADAACGTPSGRALLAAGTSERRVYFRPGGTAGTARVEASHPDFLSATLAVEHEGMPDDAPDADDAATGPWTMTPGCTSAPGALVALPVLVGPWLRRGRWRR encoded by the coding sequence GTGCTCCTTCAGTCGCTGCCTGGCGTCGCGGCCCCCATCCACTGGTTCTCGGATGACTTCGAGACGGGGACGCTGCGCACGAGCGACACGCCCGCCGGCCGGTGGGACGATGCGGCGGCCACCAGTCCCAACACCCTCGCCAGCGGGGCGGCGGGGGCACACCGGGGGCGGTACGGGCTCACCGTGACCGACCGCACCAGCAACCCGGGCTCCCTGGCGAGTGCCAGCGTCGAGCCGGGTGCCCCGCTGTCCTCGGAGTTCCACGTCCGGACGTGGCTGCGCCTGCGCGCCGTCAGCGCGTCCGGGAGCGTGGTGGCCGTGCAGGCCCTGCCGGCGCTGGTGGAATTGCGACTCCTGGCGCCGGAGCCCACCTGGGAGCTCGCCGTGAGGAACGGCTCGGGCCGCACCTACGTCAGCCTCCATGGCTCGCGGGTCGAGGCGGAGCGCTGGTACCTGGTCGAGTTCAGCGCCCGGGGACTGGGCACCACCGCCGGAGAAGCCCGGCTGTGGGTGGACGGCGTCGAGCAGGGAGTCCTCTCCGGGCGCGACTGGCGGGATGCGGCCAATGTGTTGGATCGGCTCGTGGTGGGCGAGCCCTGGTCGGACACGGGCACCTTCGTGGGCTCCCTCGACTTCGATGACGTGCGGGTGAGCACCTCGCCCATGGCGAGCCGGCTGGGTCTCCAGCGGCCCCAGGACACGGGGGCCTCCTCGGGGTGCATCCCCATGGACGTGTCCCTGCGGGACTCCGCCACCGGGGCACCCGCCCCCGCGCCGTACGAGACCGAGGTGGCCCTGTCCACGGTGGCGGGAGCGGGTGGCTTCCACGCGGATGCGGCGTGCGGGACTCCGAGCGGGCGCGCGCTCCTCGCCGCGGGGACCTCCGAGCGGCGCGTGTACTTCCGCCCGGGAGGCACCGCGGGCACCGCTCGGGTGGAGGCCTCGCACCCGGACTTCCTCTCCGCGACGCTCGCGGTGGAGCACGAAGGAATGCCCGATGACGCTCCGGACGCGGATGACGCCGCCACGGGGCCCTGGACGATGACGCCCGGCTGCACCTCGGCGCCAGGCGCCCTCGTGGCGCTGCCAGTGCTCGTGGGGCCCTGGCTTCGACGCGGGCGCTGGAGACGCTGA
- a CDS encoding glycosyl hydrolase, protein MTRASPPSFSRGQLLRLVASTLLAFSTACGGPLEDTSAEALVEVTQAAETSGALTITQAAKATSTSLERGQTLSATVTYKNNGTTAVTTKNIVLTSRAPGGSHANGPFYDLTPRITGRTLQPGESVTLTATRTIASTDPLGTWELYPTWEDSSSVWRDGASAAFTVATPNSGGGDTGTAGPWLSGASGVGVASGSFATWRGSAVKIAATWSDNNTAAANFWQLDSGAEFGAWQQSLDMAVGAIDSGETWAKAATGTYDARWRQSLTTLKNKWGSRPGTVYIRFAHEMNGNWYPWKVTASDATSFIAAWKRYRALQKEIFPAAKLVFNVNRESVSSGIDWRKTFPGAAYVDVMGVDYYNQYPYVADVATWNSSLLQTDGYGAPKGLAKHLEFAKSVGLPLSISEWSGNADNGDSVVWIEQMHAFFKANGGTGAGKLLYECLFNVDRDNRRWILNPNTRMPNSAARYQQLF, encoded by the coding sequence GTGACCCGCGCATCTCCCCCTTCCTTCTCCCGTGGCCAGCTCCTCCGGCTCGTGGCCTCCACCCTGCTCGCCTTCTCCACCGCCTGTGGAGGTCCCCTCGAGGACACGAGCGCCGAAGCCCTCGTGGAGGTCACCCAGGCGGCCGAGACGTCCGGGGCGCTGACCATCACCCAGGCCGCCAAGGCCACAAGTACGTCGCTGGAGCGCGGTCAGACCCTGAGCGCGACCGTGACCTACAAGAACAACGGCACCACCGCGGTCACCACGAAGAACATCGTGCTCACCTCGCGCGCCCCCGGCGGCTCGCACGCGAACGGCCCCTTCTATGACCTGACGCCGCGCATCACCGGCCGCACCCTGCAGCCGGGCGAGAGCGTGACGCTCACCGCCACCCGCACCATCGCCTCGACCGATCCGCTGGGCACCTGGGAACTCTATCCGACGTGGGAGGACAGCTCGAGCGTCTGGCGCGATGGCGCGAGTGCGGCCTTCACGGTGGCCACGCCCAACAGCGGAGGCGGTGACACCGGGACCGCCGGCCCGTGGCTCTCGGGCGCCTCGGGCGTCGGCGTCGCCTCGGGTTCTTTCGCCACCTGGCGCGGCAGCGCGGTGAAGATCGCCGCCACCTGGTCCGACAACAACACGGCCGCGGCGAACTTCTGGCAGCTCGACTCCGGCGCGGAGTTCGGCGCCTGGCAGCAGAGCCTGGACATGGCGGTGGGTGCCATCGACTCGGGTGAGACCTGGGCCAAGGCGGCCACGGGCACCTACGACGCGCGCTGGCGTCAGTCCCTCACCACGCTCAAGAACAAGTGGGGCAGCCGCCCGGGCACGGTCTACATCCGCTTCGCCCACGAGATGAACGGCAACTGGTATCCCTGGAAGGTCACCGCCAGCGACGCCACGTCCTTCATCGCCGCGTGGAAGCGCTACCGGGCGCTGCAGAAGGAAATCTTCCCGGCCGCCAAGCTCGTCTTCAACGTCAACCGTGAGTCCGTGAGCTCGGGCATCGACTGGCGCAAGACCTTCCCGGGTGCCGCCTATGTCGACGTGATGGGCGTGGACTATTACAACCAGTATCCCTACGTCGCGGACGTGGCCACCTGGAACAGCTCCCTCCTGCAAACGGATGGCTACGGGGCGCCCAAGGGCCTGGCCAAGCACCTCGAGTTCGCCAAGAGCGTAGGTCTGCCGCTGTCCATCTCCGAGTGGTCCGGCAACGCGGACAACGGGGACTCGGTGGTGTGGATCGAGCAGATGCACGCCTTCTTCAAGGCCAACGGCGGCACGGGCGCCGGCAAGCTGCTCTACGAGTGCCTCTTCAACGTGGACAGGGACAACCGCCGGTGGATCCTCAACCCCAACACCCGCATGCCCAACTCCGCCGCGCGCTACCAGCAGCTCTTCTGA
- a CDS encoding serine/threonine-protein kinase: protein MPQGPSLDDFVLLKRLALGAMSEVFLAEVKGAVGPDRLVALKRMRPEVAGDEAWVRQFLDEAHLSTLLNHPFLARLRTFGQQDGLLFLVFEYVHGLTLAQLLEARRTAGLGPMPWAHAARIALSVAECLGYLHALQGREGQPLGLVHRDIHPGNIMIADTGAVKLLDFGIARRSGRLTETQPGRVKARLEYAAPEQLREAPLDGRTDVHGLALTLHELLSGVQPLRRDTPLRTMEAVLKDVPRGLGAVRPAVPEALQRLVTAALAKEPARRPSLLEVRTSLDQALRDGAPLVGLPELAGLVAPWLPGSGRLPWSQEHPRENATVTRTADVSRPPANTKR, encoded by the coding sequence ATGCCGCAAGGTCCGAGCCTCGATGACTTCGTCCTTCTCAAGCGTCTGGCCCTGGGCGCCATGTCCGAGGTGTTCCTCGCGGAGGTGAAGGGCGCGGTGGGGCCGGACCGGTTGGTGGCGCTCAAGCGGATGCGCCCGGAGGTCGCGGGCGATGAGGCCTGGGTGCGGCAGTTCCTCGATGAAGCCCACCTGTCCACCCTGCTCAACCATCCGTTCCTCGCGCGGCTGCGCACCTTCGGTCAGCAGGACGGCCTGCTCTTCCTCGTGTTCGAGTACGTGCATGGCCTCACCCTGGCGCAACTCCTGGAGGCGCGCCGCACCGCGGGACTGGGGCCCATGCCCTGGGCCCACGCGGCGCGCATCGCCCTCTCCGTCGCCGAGTGTCTCGGCTACCTGCACGCCCTCCAGGGCCGGGAGGGCCAGCCCCTCGGACTCGTCCACCGCGACATCCATCCCGGCAACATCATGATCGCCGACACCGGAGCGGTGAAGCTGCTCGACTTCGGCATCGCGCGCCGCTCCGGCCGGCTGACGGAGACGCAGCCCGGCCGGGTCAAGGCCCGCCTCGAGTACGCCGCGCCCGAGCAGCTTCGCGAGGCGCCGCTGGATGGCCGGACGGATGTCCATGGACTGGCGCTGACGCTCCACGAACTGCTCTCGGGCGTGCAGCCCCTGCGGCGGGACACCCCCCTGCGGACGATGGAGGCGGTGCTCAAGGATGTGCCCCGAGGGCTCGGCGCGGTGCGCCCCGCCGTGCCCGAGGCGCTCCAGCGGCTGGTGACGGCGGCCCTCGCCAAGGAGCCCGCGCGGCGCCCGTCGCTCCTGGAGGTGCGCACGTCGCTCGATCAGGCCCTCCGCGACGGCGCCCCCTTGGTGGGTCTGCCCGAGCTGGCCGGACTGGTGGCTCCCTGGCTCCCCGGCTCCGGGCGCCTGCCCTGGAGTCAGGAGCACCCCCGGGAGAACGCCACCGTCACCCGCACCGCCGACGTGTCCCGCCCGCCCGCGAACACGAAGCGCTGA